A genomic segment from Neisseria perflava encodes:
- a CDS encoding recombination-associated protein RdgC gives MWFKQISFYPLNKDKLPELEVLADKLAQSEFAHCQGLDWFSEGFSTPVSFSPELVFPADYTWRVALKKEEKVLPAGVIRDILDEKVLEIQNNEARNVGRKEKQELKEQITDDLLPRAFTRSSRTQAIFDTRHGYLLVNNAASAKAENILTKLREALGGLEAALPNTKQSPSSLMTSWLLQGHCEGGFELDSDCELKGVGDVVPVVKVSKQDLTADEVVQHVKNGKTVTQLGLVWREQIAFILTQDFTLKRIQYLDVLQEEAESNGDDAASLAFASQILMTEAISTMLEELVSYLGGWQE, from the coding sequence ATGTGGTTTAAGCAAATCAGTTTTTATCCGCTCAACAAAGACAAGTTGCCCGAATTGGAAGTCCTTGCCGACAAATTGGCGCAATCCGAATTTGCCCATTGTCAGGGTTTGGACTGGTTTAGCGAAGGCTTTTCCACGCCGGTTTCCTTTTCGCCAGAGCTAGTTTTCCCTGCCGATTACACTTGGCGCGTTGCCCTGAAAAAAGAAGAAAAAGTCCTGCCTGCCGGCGTCATCCGCGATATTTTGGATGAAAAGGTTTTGGAAATCCAAAACAACGAAGCGCGTAATGTAGGCCGTAAGGAAAAACAAGAACTGAAAGAACAGATTACTGACGACCTGCTGCCCCGTGCCTTTACGCGCAGCAGCCGCACACAGGCGATTTTCGACACGCGCCACGGGTATCTTTTGGTCAACAATGCCGCCTCTGCCAAAGCGGAAAATATCCTGACCAAACTGCGCGAAGCGTTGGGTGGTTTGGAAGCCGCCCTGCCCAACACCAAACAATCGCCCTCCTCCCTGATGACCAGCTGGCTGCTGCAAGGCCATTGCGAAGGCGGTTTTGAATTGGACAGCGATTGCGAACTCAAAGGCGTAGGCGATGTTGTTCCGGTCGTCAAAGTTTCCAAACAAGACCTGACCGCCGATGAAGTGGTACAACACGTCAAAAATGGCAAAACCGTTACCCAGCTGGGTTTGGTATGGCGCGAACAAATCGCGTTCATCCTTACTCAAGACTTTACACTCAAACGCATCCAGTATCTGGACGTTTTGCAAGAAGAAGCCGAAAGCAACGGCGACGATGCAGCCAGCCTCGCCTTTGCCTCACAAATCCTGATGACCGAAGCCATCAGCACCATGTTGGAAGAACTGGTTTCTTATTTGGGCGGCTGGCAAGAATAA
- the serS gene encoding serine--tRNA ligase, with the protein MLDIQLLRSNTAAVAERLAARGYEFDIARFNALEEQRKAVQVKTEELQASRNSISKQIGALKGQGKHEEAQAAMDQVAQIKVDLEQAAADLDAVQKELDAWLLSIPNLPHESVPVGKDETENVEVRKVGTPREFDFEIKDHVDLGEPLGLDFEGGAKLSGARFTVMKGQIARLHRALAQFMLDTHTLKHGYTEHYTPYIVDDTTLQGTGQLPKFAEDLFHVTRGGDESKKTQYLIPTAEVTLTNTVADSIVAGSDLPLKLTAHSPCFRSEAGAYGKDVRGLIRQHQFDKVEMVQIVHPEKSYEALEEMVGHAENILKALELPYRVITLCTGDMGFGATKTYDLEVWVPAQNTYREISSCSNCEDFQARRMKARFKDENGKNRLVHTLNGSGLAVGRTLVAVLENHQNADGSINVPAALQPYMGGVTKLEVK; encoded by the coding sequence ATGTTAGACATCCAATTGCTCCGCAGCAATACCGCCGCAGTTGCCGAACGTTTGGCCGCCCGCGGTTACGAGTTTGATATCGCGCGTTTCAACGCTTTGGAAGAGCAACGCAAAGCCGTTCAAGTGAAAACAGAAGAGTTGCAGGCTTCGCGCAACAGTATTTCCAAACAAATCGGTGCGTTGAAAGGTCAAGGCAAACACGAGGAGGCTCAAGCTGCGATGGATCAGGTTGCCCAAATCAAAGTTGATTTGGAGCAGGCAGCCGCTGATTTGGATGCCGTTCAGAAAGAATTGGATGCTTGGCTGCTGAGCATTCCGAACCTGCCGCACGAAAGTGTGCCTGTCGGTAAAGACGAAACTGAAAACGTTGAGGTCCGCAAAGTTGGCACGCCGCGAGAATTTGACTTTGAAATCAAAGACCATGTTGATTTGGGCGAGCCTTTGGGTTTGGATTTTGAAGGCGGTGCGAAACTTTCCGGCGCGCGCTTTACCGTGATGAAAGGCCAAATCGCCCGTCTGCATCGCGCTTTGGCTCAGTTCATGCTGGACACGCACACGCTGAAACACGGCTATACCGAGCATTACACGCCTTATATCGTGGATGACACCACTTTGCAGGGCACGGGCCAACTGCCTAAATTTGCAGAAGATTTGTTCCATGTTACCCGCGGCGGTGACGAGAGCAAGAAAACGCAATATCTGATTCCGACCGCCGAAGTAACGCTGACCAATACCGTTGCCGACAGCATCGTGGCCGGCAGCGATTTGCCGTTGAAATTGACTGCGCATTCCCCATGTTTTCGTTCCGAAGCGGGCGCATACGGCAAAGACGTGCGCGGTTTGATTCGCCAACACCAATTCGACAAAGTGGAAATGGTGCAAATCGTTCATCCGGAAAAATCATACGAAGCGCTGGAAGAAATGGTCGGTCATGCTGAAAATATTTTGAAAGCGTTGGAACTGCCATACCGCGTGATCACTTTGTGTACCGGCGACATGGGCTTCGGCGCAACCAAAACCTACGACTTGGAAGTTTGGGTTCCTGCGCAAAATACCTACCGTGAAATTTCCAGCTGCTCCAATTGCGAAGATTTTCAAGCTCGCCGCATGAAAGCGCGTTTCAAAGATGAAAACGGTAAAAACCGTTTGGTGCATACTTTGAACGGCTCAGGCTTGGCAGTCGGCCGTACTTTGGTGGCGGTTTTGGAAAACCATCAAAATGCCGACGGCAGCATTAATGTTCCTGCTGCGTTGCAACCGTATATGGGTGGCGTGACCAAATTGGAAGTAAAATAA
- a CDS encoding ADP-ribosylglycohydrolase family protein, which yields MLGAVIGDIAGSRFEFDNYRHTDFDIFSPDSDFTDDTICTVAIADWVLQGCNDNLASILQGWCRAYPCAKGAYGGRFSQWIEWKDPEPYNSWGNGSAMRVSAVGWTFATLEETLHFAEQSAIVTHNHPEGIKGAQAVAAAIFWARTGISKAQIKENITRQFGYDLSQSCDQIRPHYHFNESCQETVPQAITAFLESDDFEHAIRLAVSLGGDSDTLAAITGSIAEACYGIPTSMREHALAILPRHIAETLLTFESQYQAV from the coding sequence ATGTTGGGCGCAGTCATCGGCGATATTGCCGGATCACGATTTGAGTTTGACAACTACCGTCACACCGATTTTGACATTTTCAGCCCCGACAGCGACTTTACAGATGACACGATTTGCACTGTTGCCATCGCCGATTGGGTTTTACAAGGCTGCAACGATAATTTGGCCTCTATTTTACAAGGCTGGTGTAGGGCATATCCCTGCGCTAAAGGCGCATATGGCGGCCGCTTCTCACAATGGATAGAATGGAAAGATCCAGAACCTTATAATAGCTGGGGCAACGGCTCGGCCATGCGTGTTTCTGCCGTTGGTTGGACATTTGCCACATTGGAAGAAACCCTGCATTTTGCCGAACAATCCGCTATCGTAACGCACAACCACCCGGAAGGCATTAAAGGTGCGCAAGCCGTAGCCGCCGCCATCTTTTGGGCGCGTACTGGTATAAGCAAAGCGCAAATTAAAGAAAACATTACACGACAATTCGGCTACGACTTGAGCCAAAGTTGCGACCAAATCCGCCCGCATTATCATTTCAACGAAAGCTGTCAGGAAACCGTGCCTCAAGCGATTACTGCCTTTCTTGAAAGCGATGATTTTGAACACGCCATCCGACTGGCAGTTTCCCTTGGCGGAGACAGCGATACCTTGGCGGCCATTACCGGCAGTATTGCCGAAGCCTGCTACGGTATCCCTACGTCTATGCGCGAACACGCTTTAGCCATATTGCCACGCCATATTGCTGAAACCCTGCTGACTTTTGAATCCCAATATCAGGCCGTCTGA